Below is a genomic region from Amphiura filiformis chromosome 19, Afil_fr2py, whole genome shotgun sequence.
accccaaaataacattctgtttagaatgttttgtatcaagttttcaaaaatgtttttggaatgttattaaaaccttttatagcctttatataatccgacatttaaatgatttttaatgttatgaaaacgttttatacccttaatataccctttatatataacccgacatttaaacgttttctgacaaccttttataaccttttgcgaatgatgtcgaaaacgttttgtgtttgctgggtctgtgAATTTTGTTCGTTGTGAACAATTCTAACTAAAAATGAAgatgatttactcacgttttagtgacgtttcaccactacactagtggtttcatcatactggcaactcatcacatcagacTGTTTTTACGGACGTTCTTTGTCCCCATTGCTCTAGGCCATACTTTAGACCTATTTCCGTTTATTACTAGTTGTAACATTTCCTCTAAGTTCTAAGTTTTATGttaccagtctgatgaaaccactcgTGTTGTTGGAATTGTTCACAagaaacaaaattcacagttgaaatCAGCATTGTTCAaagattatttgtttttattttgtaacaataaatgaagacctgagcgcaagaagaccataagtccatttggcccctcaacatgtatacactaaagttgcgcatAGTTTTGCATAGTTTGGTAATGtcttatacatgttcaggggccgtaacaaatctttcacaacctttcatgatgttttcactctggaacatgtattaaacattataacacCATATGAatctatacgtaactttagtgtatacatgttgaggggcctagtggacttacggtcttcttgagctcaggtcttcaattatgaACAATGAATAAGTACATATGAAATTTAGCTTATTGAAACTGATGAAATTTGACACCGTATTAAGTATGTCCTGCCTATTGGAGAATCTGTATACTGTAAATTTGTCTGCTTACCAACATTTTATTACTGGCTGTcattcataataattatgatgttACCATAGTTACTCTATCACAGTTATATCTCCAGCCTGTGGCCACTTTTCTCCATTCATAATTACAAATGAAACCCTTTGTCCTTCCACAAGCGTTTGGAACCCATCGGTGTTGATCGCCTGAAAATGAGCGAAGACATCTGCACCTCCACCGTCTGGAGTAATGAAGCCAAAGCCCGTTGAGTCATTAAACCATTTCACTGTACCATAGGACAGTTCTCTGCGACTATTAGCTCTGTGAAAGAAACGGAGACAAATTACAAATAAGTTGCACATCAGATGTCGTTTTACAGAACTGGAAGTCCAGTTATTCTGATTAGCCGAGTGTCTTTTTCATATCGCCTACACCTTTAGTAGGGAGGCTACTTCAATTTGACACAAAtgatggtgtgttttgctatttgatgggccaaAGCGCGCAAAGCGCAACATTGtgctatttaataataataataataataataataataataataataataataataataataataataataataataataataataataataaagacagatttaatatagcgcctaatgcaaatgcctataggcgctttacacaacatgcagaaacagattaaaataacttaaactacataataataaacaaaattttatacAAGAACATCATAATCCACGCTGCTTCCCATGTGCCAAATAAAGAAAACGAGGAGGCACGACAAAAGGCACGTATGCAGCGACGAGGAGAATGACTTTAGTACAttatatttcataatatcaatttatttatttatttatttattaaaacttcttttgtctGGGTTACAAAACG
It encodes:
- the LOC140140714 gene encoding cold shock-like protein CspE, which encodes MISALTKILLLVTIMAAAFNGAESAPTDLRELLDLIDLLHDVERAENEIANSRRELSYGTVKWFNDSTGFGFITPDGGGADVFAHFQAINTDGFQTLVEGQRVSFVIMNGEKWPQAGDITVIE